TTGTCGTTGTAATTAGTATCTGTCCTGTCGACTTTTGTCAACTTGCTGCATCCTTAATTTTTGgctcaattataaataaatcgatTAGCGGATTTGCTATGATTGGTTTCCTCTTTGTTAGATAGGCACAATAAAACAATGGGGTTGCATTCACAACTGCCTGCCGGAACTTTTCTTTTGCTTGGTGCATAATCATTGCGCACTGCagcaaatatttatgaagtCCTATGAAACTCAGTTATAACCGTAATTCGATACCAAGTGCTGGTAACATTGCTTATAgctataatttagtttaaacaaAGCAAAGATTTATTACATCTTCTGTAGTATTtcaaatgtttatgaaataacgATTTGTAGTAAAGGCATGATTCTACTGCGAGGTAAATGACAAGAAGTAGGGACTGAAGTCCATTGCATCGCGCAACTGTGTTGATATCTGCATATACTAATAGATTATCCGGAGTGTTGTTTTGAAGTGATCGTATCACATTAACTTGGTTAGATAATCTCACGCAAGTTTAATGATTGCGTGTATACACAATGCGGATTGCTCGTTAGAAATTCTAACGATTTCTAGCAATTTGTTATTggatttacaattaaaataggTAGTATTATTCGACGACTGATGTATTTAACTCCTATGCTTCATTGCATTAATGTGAGAGATAACTTTGGAATACCGAATGACGCATTAAATTCTTCGATTAATTGCTTTTAGTTCTCCTATTAGTATGCGCTTTATGTTGACGCATTTTGCCGTGACAGCGCAATTGTGCAGCCGGCAGTATCGATCCGATCGAAATAGTTCCTTtctactgtttattttaatattaaatgaacaACAGTTATTTCTTATAGCTCTGAGCTATTTATAGTAACGACAACTGGGACCTAGATCATGGTATCGATTGCTTAATACTGACAAATGAATTAGAGATAAATGGTTTGATAGTAAAACTTTACAGATTATCTGTCTGTAATAAGAATATGATTAGTAAAAGTCTCGCGATCCGTTTTGAAAGTTCTTCAGGCGTGTATTTTTTGGCCTTGGAGGAGGTTAACACCCGAGTCTATTTTAACTTTAGCTGAATAGGTGataaatgatataaatcggCTTTTTTGTATAACTGAACCAGCAACAATTTAAACTATACGTATTTAGACGAAAAAAtggaatagatttttttatctgGTAACATTATGCACAGCACTAATTGAAAATAAGTCGGCCTATTATAACTAATGAGTACTAATACTTGAAATATACACCAGCTATGATACACATACTATTTAGTTTAATAGGAAACGTTTAGTGTTATTAAGGTATAACTTCACATacactaaaattaatttacaataaatgcTAAAGAAAATTGATTGAGAGAAAACTTACTTTAGAAATCATTTTAATGAACACAAACACGTGAGACTTATGTTCTCGTGGATAGCACTAAAAGACAATAATGCCTGTAGCTTTGGTTCATTAGTTTATATACAGCTAATAATTGTGGGAATTATTAGAGCAAAAATCCATTGATCAATTTCCCAGGGTTTGCTAACAGCCCTATCGTAATGTGGAGGTATGCACGCAGTAGGTAGCGGACGTAGCCGTCTAATAAAATAGCATGTTTCATTTTTAACGAGCTATTTTTGGAGTTCTGTAGTACAAGGAAAGTGTGTCCTGTTGACCATTTCATCCATTCAAGTATTCTGTCAGTCACACAAATAAAGTTGAGCAGGCATCGCATCTAAAGCaccatatattattttaaaataattccgcACTAAGTATCCCTTGAGGGCGAAAATAAAATGGAATTcatatcaaattttaaaacattaatgtgTATCAGACACAGTATTTattcgtttaatattttaaagtttgcGTCGTATTACAGAACACTCGAATCATATCAACCGAAATGTACTTgaccaataaaatattatgtaataaacaataaatttttacGTGTAAATTTAAcgaagaaaatatacaaataaataaaattgaacagGCGTGTGcgtttcttatttatttcaaattattcaaataactatCGCGCAGAATTATAAATTTGACTATATATTTATCCTTTTGATAAATAATCGTACCTACTGAATAAGAGCGGCGTCCTCTGTAGCGCTCATATTTACTTCAACTAATAAACTTTCGTCTAATATGTTTTCCGCATCTAGTAGTTCAATGTATATTACATTGGACAAGATATTCTCGGTCGCGAATTCTGAATATACTCGACCAAGTAAGTAACTCTGACAAGTGTTTTTCCAGAGGTATTATAGTCGTATAGTACATTCATATGGAATATTTGGCGGAAAGAATTTACCTTGTAAGGTATTCGGCACTGAGGAAATCAACGCATTTTTGTACGATTTGTTACGGTACTAAAACTATGTTATTATCTTTTGAGTTGAGTAAGTGATTCAATTAAGTTTTTCCTGTTGAGAAGGGCGATTTATTGCATGCAAGGCCtacaattttaaagtttattgaaGCAAATAGGAgctaaaatgtactgcaatttttatttctccattattttacgaaaattataAACCAGCACAAAAAGAcattacctatatttaaaaaactgatcTGTTAAATATGTGTATGCGTCTTTTGACTATATTGCGTTTCTTCCCCGAACATAAAAGCGATGAAGCAAACACAGAGCGAGTCATAAAATAGCGTTTATGAGATAAAAATCATTCCACGCGTGGTTACAACAAATCATTTCCTTGACGTTTGCATTTTCCACAAAAACAGTGTCAACGTTGGGCCAGTGTTACTCAAGACGATTTGTCGAGTATTGCATTAACTCATGTGGGAATGCGCGTGTATCGTTAAAGAAACGCGACAATGAGACACATACTTGTACATGTTTATGTTACGGCTACACTCAATTGAGAAATAACTATGATTACCAAGAATTGAATGCTCTCAAACTATAGTGTAGACTTGTCCGTAACGCATATAATATGTCGTTATGTGGTCCGTGTAATCCGATATTATTGTGCTTAGTTGTTGGGTGATGAAAATACCGGTCCCTAGGCCACCTAAATATGCTTTGTGCAGATTTTTATATAGCTCTATACTTTAAGCGATTATTAAGaccacataaaattttatttctgtcaAATAATTTGCAGGTTAACTAGAACTAGTTAGTTCTTTATAAGTTCATAATTTTTACGACAGCTGTTAGAGCAACTATGGTCAATGATCAGGAGACATTTAATAATGTTGATGTAATTGCCCAATACCCGCTACTGTTTTATGATTTACAATTATTGGGTAGACTCTTTACGGCGAATATTAATCTGAATGCTAGCCAATTAGGGGAAGTTGTGTAATTATCTAATTATTGTTTCAGTTTATGGGAAAATACATTCAATTTTGTGTCTTAAAAATTAATGTCGTTTAGGTAAACGCTGGGGACTGAGTTACTAAATACGTAAGAAAAAGAGTTTACCACgcaattaaagtaataaacaatatacTGCAACTAGACAGGTTTAATATAAACCGGtgtctattgaaaaaaaaacgcacATCCGTCttacaaattgaaattttcGTAACTCATACCAACTGGGTATAAGTATACACACTTAACAAGACTACCTTGTgcctaatttaattttcttgcTCCGATTGTCTATTACTGCATAATGTCGATAATAATACACTTAGCATAGCTATTTAAGTGAAATGTGTGTTCGTGTTTAGTGATTTTGTTTTGTCAAGCCCCATTATTAGTCGAAGTAAACGAGTCGAATTGCACAATACGAACAAAGCCCGACGGCACCGCACTATTTATAAAGGTGGGTACACGCTATAGTAAACGAACAACTAGTGTTCTATGTATTCATGGTTCACCTCTCAGTTCAGCTGGCATTCAGCTTAGCCGGACTTCTATCACATTGCTTCTTATATCTCATTATTTGATCGTAAAAATCACGATTTAAGGTAAAAGTGGAATTCAAAACgaaattgaattaataaatgtatatcGTCCGTCGTCTTTTGTGTAATTAGTTTTTTAGCACAAATTTAGACAAACACGACTTGTAAATGATTCAttactttatttgttaaaatacaaTCTAGGttggttattttatattttatttgtttgattatgAAGAAGCACATTGTAATTCGAGTAAGCAACTGTTACAAGCAAACGCCGTACCGTTACAAACAATCGCAACAGTGTGGAGCAAGTCTAAACAGTTACACTTAAATTGTTTTCAGGTCAATGTCTAAATGAGGAGGTGGCGGTTGGCGACGACGCCGCTGCTTACGACACAATCATAAACAAGGAGCATGTTAACGTTATcttcattaaaatctattttgtgGAACAATATTGCACGCGGCCTAACTTTCCCCGATTCTAACCCGCTGCGATATTTCAACGCGTTACGTGTATGTCAAAAGTTGCGTACTTTTTGTTTACCAATTACATTTTTGATACTATTTTAGTAATGtgacttaaaatatattttttgaagttaaGCAATAGGTTTAATAATCGTTGGGCAATAGACTGAACTAGTTTATAGGATAAAGTAATTTTCGAGGACAGTAGCTTTatcaaacttatttaaaaaaaaatggaaaattgCACAAATCAAATACggatatttataacaaaaaacttaatagaaataaattaggTAAAGAGGTACACAAGATTTATAAGTTAACAAGTTAAAGTCCTTCAACTTAACAGACTGACAGAGGCTCAGGGACTACGCTTTCTATCTCGCATCATAGCGTGTATTGTTCAGCCTGATAATCAAGTCAGACCTTGTCAGTCATACTCAGCGAGTAAAGTGGCAACGTACGTGCCACGGCTCGTGAACAATTCTGTGAATTTTCATGACTGATTAATTTTGTACTTTAATTACTGCCACACGTTGGACAAGGTTGAAGACTTAATTAACGGAATAATGACAGTCATTTTCAGTACATTATCAAAGtcaatagaaaattataatgaaagtgACACGATGATAGTTTTGTCATTGATTTTATACTCGGTCTTGGCCCCTATTCTGCGGTGAAAAAGATTTTGAATTCCTTTCAGATGCCATATTACACCGTAATTTTACATTGTACAAGTTTCTTTAGgcataaaacataacatttttggaaatctgtttgtatttgttaaaaaatgcGAATAATTTCGGCAGTCACTACCTACATCcgtttttacaaaaaacttaTCATACGCAATCTTAATGGTGTATCAGCTTATCAATTGTCCTGTGTTATTCATGCCCAAATATCAGTTACGATAGTCTATAATAACGTATAACCTATAAGCCCTTAAGTGTACTGTTCTCAAACATTGACGCATGTTTTATGTCGGTGAGGAAACAAAGCAATTACTTCCACCGTATCGCTATGCACGACGCGTAAAATGATAATTGTCGGTAATTTCTGTGCACAGTGCACCGGTACGATCGCGTGGGAATATTTGCTTCAAGCTGTCAAACGCGCGTAGAACGCGATACGGCGGATACTTGCCCTGCTTAGATATTTGATACGTTTCGATATTATCACTCGGACATTGCAAGGCTTTTGGTTTGCGGTGTCGATAAGGCCACAATTAACTTGGGACAAAATcgtgagaaaaaaatatgcCCGGCTAATCTTGCAGGGCACTTGCTTCTCTTCttgtaaagattaaaaaaatatatagtaggCATATGCTATTACAAGAAAACTACTAACTTACTGAAAATAAGCTTTCGTAACATTTATTCTCTTCCTGAGTAGTTATCTGATTAGTTGAGAAGACAATATTCGTCATTGTCACAAATAGAATCCAATTGCCCAGCAacaatgtgttaaaaataaatcttttttgttCAAGGTTTAATCCTATTTGTGTTCTGTAAGTTAATAAGCAGTAAAGTTATTTCAAGTTCAGTAAACTATGATGTCTATTTACTGAAACGGATGTAATAGGCGACTCGGGCGTAGGCGTGACGAATTGAGAGCGCGACAATGAACAGAACAGATTGAACAACCTTCATAgtacaaaattgaataaatataagcTATCTGCTTACGTGTTTACTCCCAATTTAGCTTTGACTAAttaaaaactatgtaaaaatgtatgacTGTTTTTGTTACAgtgatttatattgtttgaattgtatttaaatgtaaagaCGTACAAGGAAGTTGTTTACACATTAAGAGTAATGTTTGGGCAGTAAATCACTACTGTATTTTCTATACTAGTCCTTTACATGTTCTGATAAGTATTACGAAGATGTACGCTGAATGTATgataattcataaaatacaaatttgcTGGAGTTTAAATTGAAAGTATTGGAATTGACTGCAGCTAGAAATGgattatcttatttttattaatcgtaTTCAAAATTTAATCACTTTAAGAAAAAGCATTATATAATCGATGCATTCAATGCGTTAAGTAACTAAATCTGGTcagtaagatatttttttattttaaatttttctaatggcatcgtttttttttcaaaataaacattagtttTTATCTAACAATTGCCTGAATGGTTTTTGTAAGATAAGAAACGGAGAACACTAAACTGAAAAGGCATTGTTCTTAGTGTGAGTATCTCAAATCAGTATTTAGACAATTATGTCTTACATACTGTCTATTGTCAGCACAGCACGTGCCATCTGTAACACGTGAGTTTTGGAAACCCGTACTCTCATCtgaataaaaaactaaacataGAATCGAACATTTATTGATCCGATTGAATGTATCATATTTGCTTCTACGTGCGTCTAAAATAAGCCTTTTCAAATTTTGTAAAGCATCAATAGGTAGGGCCAAGCGCGGCTAAAGATCGGTTAAATcgtctttttaaataacaattgttaatttaaaaaatacttcatatGGTAGCATTCTGCATTGTTATCACGTATAAATGATGAGGTTATATACAGCAAGTTATATAAGATAAAAACAAGTTAACTTAGCACAGTAACATTTACCGTAATAATATCGAATTACgaccaaataaattaatttaacattataattattagtttacACGGAAAGCTAACAAATGGCGACATTCCAGGTAGCTAGGTATTGTCATGAATGAACAGAAATGGAAACCAAGCCCGGTCGCTGCGACTATCGACACGAAACAATGCGAGTTTAACTCGAGCGCACGCTAAAAGGCTTGTTCACAGtgatcggttgtcggtagtcgatagtagttaCTACTATCGATTCCCTACTGTagggaatcgagctacagtacatTATCATTATTAGACGTGTACTAACGATACtacgtataaaaaatatcagataGATAGCATACTATTGTATCAATTTTTAACTGTCACAAATAACAGTTACTAAACTGACATGATGATGACtccatttgtaatattatgacACTGGtgagaaaaacaataaatattattgccaTTTTATCACCTTCTAGTTAATGTGTTGTTACTTCggcaatatataaaaaattgcaCGCTTGAATAATGGCATTTAGCATAATGGCATCTTACTTACTTAACTAAACTATGTAGTCATTGCAGTATGTAGAGtcatatttctaaaactatGTGAATTGAAAATCGATCGaaggtaattaatattaaataagtacgtTCTTTCATTTCTTTTTAGAGCTGTATTCGACAACAAGCAAACAAAAGTCCCTAAGGGCTCAAACCCCAATTATAGGTTTGACAACGgcaattataattaacttagCCCTCCGAATTGCATTCACGTAATTTGGCAGTTGATTTCATCTTACCACTAATTGTTGCGACATAGTGCCCTGGAATGAACGCGGCCTATGTCACGCGTAGTCGTCGGATCATTATCTCGTGGACCCAAGGTCACCTCTCGTTCGACTGTTCGACAGTTCAACTAACTCGAACATGATTCACCCCATTCTCTAGAATCAGCGAAAAATTCCAAAATTAAGGAAgttcgcaaaaaatatttaataagcttGAATAATCtgtattactaaaataaacgcGACATgaccattatttattaaagttctGCAACTAAAGGTCGATATTAAGATTTACACAATATGGATCAATCTAGATTTTTATCTCGAGGGTTTCCTCGGCTACTTGGAAGGGCACATAGGGTGAAGATGTATTCACCATTTCAGcttcattatttgtttaatgaatgaatgagtttGCAGCAATGGAGCATTTCTTTACGCCTTTCCTCTAAAAAATTTTAGTTGTCTAGTATGAATGAGTACAAAGCCTaatgttttgtagttttatgtGATAAATTTTGCTAATCTGTGAGTAATTGTTTCAggaacaaatacataaaatgcgATAAGCTCGTCAAAGCGAATTTGAATAATTGAATAACAAGTTAGTTTTGTctaaagtaaaatgtaaaacaatgtaTTGTATCTACGTTTATTCCATTTAGTCACATATTAGTTTTGACAATGAGAAAAGGAAATCACGTTTTGTCAAACATTACTCTTTACTTGGGATTTTCCTGGATTTTTATGACGCATTACTACattctgtaaaataatttactcaAAGATAGACATTTTGTccttataatatatgtttagaTAACAATTCAGCAACCAGGTACTGGAGCTGGATGAgaaagaaatgtttattttacacttCGCTTTTAGTGAGGGGTTGGAAAGTGTACGAAATGATTATTTTTCACTATTGGTACTCCACATTCCTAACGCTGGTAGTTCGTTTATTTAACAAAGATTTATTCACTTCACTTGCCCTATTATGAAAGATCGCCGGACATTGATTGAACGTTATTTTATCGTCGCATCCTGCTTTAAAGTTGAACATAATGGCAAGTAAATAAATCATGAAGGATAATGATACTGTTATTTTCCTTTGTTTACGTAGGTAATGCGTTATATAGCCGAACATACTTCACACTTTATAAAGGTGATTGATCACCAGTAGCGCGATGTTGAAACATAACCTTTATTGAACCTACATGCTTACATTTTCGTAGACAATTGTGGCAATTCATATCATTACGATTTACACATAATGGGATTTTGTTTGTAGGCTCACAAATTGGCAGTCGTTACAGTGATTGCATTTAAATTGATGTCATTTATTGCAGAAATTACATTCACAAATGAAGGGATGTGTGGAGCGACACCGTGACCTGAGTGAACACACTTCACGCTTCTAGAAACATTAGgctaattaaattatactatgTATTTACGTACAATGGGTGTGTTATACAGAATGACATAAACAAAGGTGCAATAACTTAAATTGTTAGTTTTTCTAGGCCGTCGCGCAGTAGCTAAAGCGGTTAAGATTTTGCGCAACTCTCCATACAATGTTCTGTAATTATCGCACCAAATCACTGGGCAAGGAATGCGCGGGCGCCTCAGTAACTCAGCACGCAACGCAACTACGCGTGTCCACATAAATAACAACAGTAATTATTTCGAGCCAATGTCTTATGATTCAAGGGCATAATCGAAATTAATTGTACTCAATGCATCTACTTAGTGCCTGAGGGCAGTTACATACGTAATCTGTTGTAGGAACTGAGTGCACTCGTCGTTAGAGTCGTTACGCTTGCTTTTATTGCGTTCCAATATTATgtgtttgtagttttatttgtgttttgttttgaaatagtCGTGGTATGCTATGCAACTGACTTGTAatctttttgatatattttgaatttttaacaTTGCTATGGCTATATTATATGTTCGAATTGCTTTGgtattcagtagttttaaaaGTTCAGTGTTCACGGTTTGTGCTTAATGTTTTAAGGGTTATATATGAAAACTAGTGTGTGTATTTCAGCAGctgagtattttatttacattcgaGTATAAATTcgtattcatcatcatcatcatcattatgtaCACATAAATATCACAATCAGTCATCCGTCATCATATCACACGATTAGCGCTAGTTGTTGTTTAGTAGTGGAGACCATGATGTCCGTGGGCGAGGGGAGCGACGGCGTAGTGCGCGACGGGGGCGGCGTGGACCACGGGGGCGGGGTGGTGGCCGGGGGTCTTGTGGACCACAGCGTTGAAACTGTAAGTAAATAGTATTGATTACAtatcattttcataaattatgttaCAGACTTACTTAAATGACTGAAGTCCAAAACTTACCCGTGGTGGTCGTCAGCGGTGTACTCTACTTTGCGCACGGAACCGTCAGGCTCAACCAGGGAGTAGCTGCCGTGCACGGCACCACCGTCGCGGCTCTCGTGCTGGGTCTTGTGGTCACCGGTGTGGGGGTCAGCCACGGAGTAGGCATAGTCGTATTTGGGGTGAGACTGCGGAGGTTATAAATCATATTACAATCTAGACCTTAAGTAATAACAAACTATCTTAGATTAAAGGAAATGGCTTTAGGATGTCCGTTGATTACCAACAATAATCCGATTTTAAGGGGAGACCttgttcttattttttatacttacgtATTCGCCATGAGCAACGGCGATGGGGGCAGCGTGGACTACGGGGGCGGCGTGGACGATGGGGGCAGCGTGGACGATGGGGGCGGCGTGCACCAGGGGAGCGGCATAGTGGCCATGTGCGTAGTGCGCAGGCGCGGCGTAGTGCGCGGGAGCGTCGTGGCGGACGATGCTCTGGGAGGAGACGGCGCTGTGGTGCAGGAGACCCGCGTTGGCAGCAGCCAAGAAGGCGCTAAGGGCGAACACCtgccaataaaaacaaatattagtatttttttattcgaattaaactcaaatattaataaaatatattgagcCTCTCTTACTTTGGTGAACATTTTGCACTAGTTAATCAGAGCAGGTGACTGATACCATTATCGGTCCGGAGTGTGACTTTTATATGAAAAGCTAAACGGAGCCGCAGTCCTGGCGCGTGGTGGGGCGTGCGGTCACTTTAGTTCCGTAACTTTGACACCGCGAGGTCGCTGGTACTCGCACACATAGATTCTATAATAATTCACAGACAATCGCCTTCCCGCGCCGCCCGCGGGCGCCCTGCATCGACATATCTACGTCGACATTATCTCCAATATCGATGTTGCGTGAGTAATTGCGATAATCAATCtagtttttattgtgatttgtaCTATGGAAACAAGGGCGTCGTCTGAGTGATTCGAAGACATTCGTTTACATTGTGTACGAAGGTTTTGGTTACCAAATATGTGCTCATTACGAAACTGTATTATTAGCTATAGAATATACATTACaactatttgtatgtttttttattgactaCTATCTACTGGCGTTGTTTACTAAGAAGCGTATGTTACAAACATCAATCAAGAATACTTGATTACAGTTATTGTTAAAGTAATgtataagtttgtaaatatataaatgtaaatagtaAGTAAAGTTCGAACTCTCAAAGCTCAGCTG
The genomic region above belongs to Anticarsia gemmatalis isolate Benzon Research Colony breed Stoneville strain chromosome 5, ilAntGemm2 primary, whole genome shotgun sequence and contains:
- the LOC142973073 gene encoding cuticle protein 19.8-like, with protein sequence MFTKVFALSAFLAAANAGLLHHSAVSSQSIVRHDAPAHYAAPAHYAHGHYAAPLVHAAPIVHAAPIVHAAPVVHAAPIAVAHGEYSHPKYDYAYSVADPHTGDHKTQHESRDGGAVHGSYSLVEPDGSVRKVEYTADDHHGFNAVVHKTPGHHPAPVVHAAPVAHYAVAPLAHGHHGLHY